The DNA segment ggctgcccccccccccttcaccTGTGCCCAGGCTGAGCCGGATGCCACCCAGCTGGCGCTTGGAAAAGGCTTCGTGGTGCCAGAGGGTGAACTCGGCGCACGCCTCGGCCAGGTCCTTGGCCTGGAAGCCGTCGTACACCATGGTGTGGTTAAAGAGGGGGTTGAGGCTCCGCTCACCACCCGCGTCTTCTGCCGGCTTGCCTTGCTGTCATCCGGCAGCACATAGCTGGGGGTGACAGCAGGGTgaggggacacacacacccccagcccttCTGGGTGCCCCCCAGGGTGCCAACCCCCCCCTTACCACTGCACGAAAGCATCCACGGTGCCGCTCTGCAGAGGGATGAGGCTCTGAGCATCCTTCACCCAGATGTGCAGCTCGCCCGTGGGTGGCAGCCCCCCACctgtgggtgggagggggtCAGGGGCACCCTGCCACGCTGGACCCCCCCACCTGAGTGCCCGTGGGCACCTCTCACCTTCCGAGCCGGCAGGGATGAACTTCAATGCCAAATTGAGATTGCCCCGGCTGGCGAGGCCGTCTGAGGAGATGGGCATctggggaggatggggggggTTATAGGGGGCTATGGAtggggggggaggtgggcaggtgggggctgTGAGCTCACCCGGGGCTGGAGGCTGAACCACTCGGGGCGCGTGTTGGCCCAGTCCCAGGCGCCCAGTGCGATCTCCACCTCACCCAGGAAGAGGTTCTTGCCCAGGCTGTCGTGGTGCCACACGGAGAGGTTCAGGGTCCGGCCCTGCAGGTCCCTCTTCTCCAGCTTGTactggtggggaggggacacaggcagggtGAGGTTATCTGCCCCCACCCATCCATCCTGCCTTGAACCAAGGGGagcccccaaacccaccccaaaGCAGAGTTAGAAACCTTGAGGGTCTCATTGAAGATAGGATCCAAGCTCCTCTTGCGCACCGTCGTCTTGCGCTTGCTGCGGTTGGACTTATCCGGCAGCAGGTACGTCTTGATGTACCTGGAGCCAAAGGATGAGGTGGGTGCAATGGGTACCACCGTGGGCATCACCCGGGCATCGCCGCTCGTGGCCGGGGCACTCACGGGTCCGACCGCTGCTTCTTGGCCTCGGCCAGCTCGCGGCACCGCAGCACGTGGACCTGCAGCTCCTTCTTGGCCGGGTCGTAGCAGAGGGAGAACTGGACGCAGCCCCGCACGGCCACGCTGCCCAGCTCGCCCTCGCTGTACAGGCTCATCAGGCTGCCGCTCAGCTGcagggtggtgggacagggtCAGGGGGGCTGGAaaggtgccccccccccccccccccccccctcaacagcccccagccccgtaCCGTGGAGGAGCTGAGGCTGGACACAGAGGAGCTGGTGGTGCTCAGCAGGCTGCTTGGGGGCACGTGGCCATTCTGCAGGGGCACATGGCCTGGGGATACCGGATCTGTctggggggtccctgggccCTGGAGATGCAAAGCAAAGAGGGGTCAGCAACACCCGCCCCAGACCCCATCCCCGGTGTGGGCTCCTGAGGGCTCCCAGCAAGTGCCTGGTGCTGGCTTGGCACGCCTCAGacggcccccccagccccctacAACACATACACCCCCCCCATACTCCATACCGGCCTATATAGCCCCCTCCAGCTCTATGTAgccccctccagctccagctcccccaATCCCATACAGCTCTACATAGCCCCCTCCAGCCCACCCCAACACCATacagcctcctccagcccccccagtcccaTACAGCCCCCCCAGTCCCATACAGCCTTAAATAGCCCCATACagcccccccagtcccaccatcccacctgcccagcactggggctgaTGTGCGCAGAGTCAGGctcttcctcatcttcctccGTGCTGGATGTGCCAAAGGGGTTCCCACCTACCGTGTCGCCTGCAATGGTGTGGTGTGGGTGGGGGGTTCTGATGCAGTAgggacggggtgggggggtccccTCTTTTTTTGACAAGAGGAGTGAGCAGACAAGTGAGGGATGGGGGACTATGATGGGGTGCTGAGAGGAGGGGGCTAGTAATCGGTGCTGGGCGGCTCCCGATGACAGCACTGACCCCCCCATCATGGTTACCTGGCTGGGCCGGGGTGTCCTGCTCCCTTGCCGGGACAtcaccctgctgcaggggctgtgaCACCAGGGTCCCCTCCAGAGCTGGGGCCGTGGGGCTGCCCTGCGAGGTGGCACATAGGGGAACGGGTGAAAAGGGGCACCCTGGGCACCCTCACCTGCTCCCCTCAGTCCAGCCCCCTgggtccctggggacagggtgggggaCAGTCATCCCGTGGGACATCGGTCCCCACACCACAAGGTTCAGGATCATGCTTTGTAAGACCAGGCACAAGGCTGGCCCCAACAGCAGCACCCTCCTGGGGAGCTACCGTAGCTCTGGGGCCGTGGCAGTCAGGGTGACCCAGGCTGCAGGGCGCTCCCCCACTGACTGAGCCCATCACCCGGGCATCGGGTACCggctgcaggctctgccctgccGGCTCAACCCCAACACCAGGCACCGACCTGGGGCTCTGCAGCCGCCTGCGCCTCCTCGGTAGGGGGACTGCGAGAAGAGACAATAATTAGTTTCTCTCGACAAGGAATTAGGCTAACGAGCACtttctgccccccacccctgcagctATTTACGGAGCTGGGGGCCCGCAGGGCTGCAGAACCCCCTGGCTGGTGGTTGGGCAGACACCGGGACAGTGCAGCTCTGGCGGTGTCACCCCCTGCACCGTGGGCTCTGCTCTGACTCCCCCACCTGACTCCTGCTGGGCGCCCCAGGACCATGCCACCCCCAGTGGGGTACTGGTAAGAGATGCCACctgtgggatgggatgggatgggatggaagCCCCCCCCTCACCTCTCCTTCAGCTCTGCCACACCgtcctcatcctcatcctccctTTCCGTCAGTGGCTCGCTGATGGCCTCCAGCTCGCCCAGGCTGGGGCCACACTTCAGGTCCCCCAATCCTGGGGACATCGGGGACCTCAGCAGGCTGAGCCCTGGCCCCTGGTGTCCCCCGCCCCGTGTCCCTGTCCCTCACCTACCCCGGGGCCGCCTCCTGCGGCGGATGGAGGCGCGGACAAGGTCGGAGCCCAGGTGGTGCCGGTGGCGCTGGGCACGGGCATCGCAGAACCAGTCCCCGGTGAGGGTCCTCAGCCGCACCGGGTCCGACACCGACTTGCGGAGCTTGCTGGTGGTGGGAGGCCGGCGTTggctcccccaccccagtgctGCCACCGACCCCTTTGCCACTGCTCCATCACCCTTCCCAAGTGGATGATGGAGCCACCACGACTGGTCCCGGGGACACCAGCCACCATCTCCCACAGGGCTTGAGACCCCCAAGGCTGGTGTCACCCACCATGGGGCTTCACCCTGGCCGGGCTCAATGGATGCCCCATTCCCAGGGGAAAGGAGatctcccagcctggctgctctgtcCCCAAGGGTGATGGACCCCAAGCTGGCTGCTCTTGGGGGGTTCATGCTGTCCCCAAGAGGGGACACCCCCACCTCACCTGATGCGCCCCTCCTCGCGGCGGCGGAGCTGCCAGTCACGGCGCAGCACCTCGGCGATGGCACACCTCTCCTCCTCCGTCAGGAAGCTCAGGTCCAGCAGTGcctcagcccccagctccaGTGCCATGGCGGGCCCAGGTGGGTGGCAAGAAGTGGGGGGCTGTGGCCGGGGTGGCTTAGGGTGCCGGGCATGCACCAGCGATGCCAGCATCTGGAGAGGGACCTTGGGGTCGCTTTGGGGTGGAAATCATCCTGACCCTCTGCAAAGAGATGGAGTGGAAGCTCAGCATGCACTCATACACACCTATTGCACCCCAAAAcacccccaggacccccaaCGGGGACAAATCGAGGGGTGGGATGATGCCAAGGGCACCAAGGGAAGGGGCACAGGCAAGCCCGCGGGCAGGCTGGGGGAAGCACTGCCGCTCCTCCCGCTGCCGGCCCCATgccagggccagccctgcccgctgccgGGATCCTGCCCGCAGCCCGTGTTTGCAAAGGGTGTTTGCTCAgggccagctcagcccctgcccgcTTTCCCACGGCCTGCACGGCTGCCACGGCACCAAGGCAGGTGGCAAAAGGGGGCTCGGCTGCCCCCCTGACGGGCTAAGACCAAACCAGGCTGAGACCATCCTCAGCTCATCACAGCTcccagggtggggggtgcagcGGGGGTTCTTGCCCCACTGCCCGGCGTTGCCTCACTGCTGCCCTTCCTGGCCCTGGCACGGAGGAAGCTCTGTCCGGCCTGAGATGCCAAGGGCAGGAAATTGCAGCAGCGGTGGGGCAGGATCGgtgctgcctcccccagccccccaccgaccccggtgccccccccccccgggatgTGAGCACCGGCACTGCCGCATCCTGGCACAGCTTGGGGCTCCCACCTCCACCGTGGGGCTCGGACACCAGTGGTCCTGTCCCCAGTCCCGAATGTGACCCTGTCCCTGCCCCCGGgtgcccctgtccccagccctggggggtATCTGGTCTCAGGCATCCCCCAGAGCTGAGGATCCCAGCACAGGATCTGAGCACAC comes from the Falco rusticolus isolate bFalRus1 chromosome 3, bFalRus1.pri, whole genome shotgun sequence genome and includes:
- the SYTL1 gene encoding LOW QUALITY PROTEIN: synaptotagmin-like protein 1 (The sequence of the model RefSeq protein was modified relative to this genomic sequence to represent the inferred CDS: inserted 1 base in 1 codon), translated to MLASLVHARHPKPPRPQPPTSCHPPGPAMALELGAEALLDLSFLTEEERCAIAEVLRRDWQLRRREEGRISKLRKSVSDPVRLRTLTGDWFCDARAQRHRHHLGSDLVRASIRRRRRPRGLGDLKCGPSLGELEAISEPLTEREDEDEDGVAELKESPPTEEAQAAAEPQGSPTAPALEGTLVSQPLQQGDVPAREQDTPAQPGDTVGGNPFGTSSTEEDEEEPDSAHISPSAGQGPGTPQTDPVSPGHVPLQNGHVPPSSLLSTTSSSVSSLSSSTLSGSLMSLYSEGELGSVAVRGCVQFSLCYDPAKKELQVHVLRCRELAEAKKQRSDPYIKTYLLPDKSNRSKRKTTVRKRSLDPIFNETLKYKLEKRDLQGRTLNLSVWHHDSLGKNLFLGEVEIALGAWDWANTRPEWFSLQPRMPISSDGLASRGNLNLALKFIPAGSEGGGLPPTGELHIWVKDAQSLIPLQSGTVDAFVQCYVLPDDSKASRQKTRVVXRSLNPLFNHTMVYDGFQAKDLAEACAEFTLWHHEAFSKRQLGGIRLSLGTGSSYGLPVGWMDSTAEERGVWGRLLQQPGQWVEALLPLRTNLVPRA